From Hydra vulgaris chromosome 07, alternate assembly HydraT2T_AEP, a single genomic window includes:
- the LOC136082582 gene encoding tigger transposable element-derived protein 6-like, with amino-acid sequence MSAFNKHNVEIFYNNLRKVLIKYKFSPNDIWNVDETGVTTVQVPEHVLAKRGERQIASVSSAERSILVTMYNAVYASGSSITPLYIFSCVHFKDYFLRNSILGSVGTANKSGWIVESTFMEWFNHFIKSVRPSKANPVLLILNNHETHMLINFIDLTIVLTIPSHTSHKLHQLDIAVIQTSL; translated from the coding sequence ATGTCAGCATTCAACAAACATAATGtcgaaatattttataataatctgCGTAAAGTTTTGATTAAATACAAGTTTTCCCCGAATGATATATGGAACGTTGATGAGACTGGTGTTACTACTGTACAAGTGCCAGAGCATGTTTTAGCAAAGAGAGGAGAGCGGCAAATTGCGTCTGTGTCAAGTGCAGAACGAAGTATCTTGGTAACCATGTACAATGCAGTATATGCAAGTGGATCATCGATAACACCACTCTACATTTTTTCATGTGTtcattttaaagattattttctgCGAAATTCAATTCTTGGTTCTGTTGGCACTGCCAACAAATCTGGGTGGATTGTGGAATCAACGTTTATGGAGtggtttaatcattttataaaaagtgttcGACCATCTAAGGCAAACCCTGTGCTATTGATACTAAATAATCATGAGACACATATGTTGATTAACTTCATTGACTTAACAATTGTTTTGACAATCCCATCCCATACATCACACAAACTGCATCAACTAGATATAGCAGTCATTCAAACGTCATTATAA
- the LOC136082580 gene encoding glutamic acid-rich protein-like, with protein sequence MSVNIISGFSASGISPFQPDRWKVSIETNKPNSEALNINPVSVEINRLNHEAINIDPVLVEINRPNPETFNINSVLIEINRNVKVNKNVMNKYNCKLDILCPICNQQKGEEEEEKRRRRRRRRKKKKKEKENKKKEKKKKKKKKKKKKKKEKKKKKKEEEGEEEEEKRRRRRRRIRRRRRRRKKKKKEKKKKKKEEGEEEEEEEEEEGGGEEEEEEEEEEEEEEEEEEGEEEEEEEGEEEEGEEGEEKEEEEEEEEEEEEEEEEEEEEEGEEEEEEEGEEEEGEEGEEKEEEEEEEEEEEGEGEEEEGEEEEEEEEEEEEGEEEEEEEEEEEEEKEEEGEGEKEKKKKKKKKKKKKKKKKKKKKKEKKKKKKEEEGEEEEEKRRRRRRRRRRRIRRRRRRRRKKKKKEKKKEKKKEKENKKKEKKKKKKEEEGEEEEEKRRRRRRRRRRRRRRKRKKKEKKKEKKKEKKKKKKEKKKKKKKKEKKKKKKEKKKKEKKKKKKEEEGEEEGEEEGEEEGEEEEEEGEEEEEEKEGEEEEEEGEEEGEEEEGEEEEGEEEEEEEEKEGEEEEEEEKRRNSLYLVTI encoded by the exons ATGTCAGTTAACATCATTAGTGGTTTTTCAGCATCTGGTATAAGTCCATTTCAACCTGATCGATGGAAGG TTTCAATAGAAACTAATAAACCTAATTCTGAAGCACTCAACATCAATCCAGTTTCAGTAGAAATTAACAGACTTAATCATGAAGCAATCAACATCGATCCAGTTTTAGTAGAAATAAACAGACCTAATCCTGAAACATTCAACATCAATTcagttttaatagaaataaatagaaatgttAAAGTCAACAAAAAT gtaatgaataaatataattgCAAATTGGACATATTATGTCCAATTTGCAATCAACAAA AAggagaagaagaagaagaaaaaagaagaagaaggagaagaagaagaaaaaagaagaagaaggaGAAGGAGAATAAGAAGAAggagaagaagaagaagaaaaagaagaagaagaagaagaagaagaaggagaagaagaagaagaaaaaagaagaagaaggagaagaagaagaagaaaaaagaagaagaaggaGAAGGAGAATAAGAAGAAggagaagaagaagaaaaaagaagaagaaggagaagaagaagaagaaaaaagaagaaggagaagaagaagaagaagaagaagaagaagaaggaGGAggagaagaagaagaagaagaagaagaagaagaagaagaagaagaagaagaagaagaaggagaagaagaagaagaagaagaaggaGAAGAAGAAGAAGGAGAAGAAggagaagaaaaagaagaagaagaagaagaagaagaagaagaagaagaagaagaagaagaagaagaagaagaagaaggagaagaagaagaagaagaagaaggaGAAGAAGAAGAAGGAGAAGAAggagaagaaaaagaagaagaagaagaagaagaagaagaagaagaaggaGAAGGAGAAGAAGAAGAAggagaagaagaagaagaagaagaagaagaagaagaagaaggagaagaagaagaagaagaagaagaagaagaagaagaagaaaaagaagaagaaggaGAAGGAGAA AAggagaagaagaagaagaaaaagaagaagaagaagaagaagaagaagaagaagaagaaaaagaagaaggagaagaagaagaagaaaaaagaagaagaaggagaagaagaagaagaaaaaagaagaagaaggaGAAGAAGAAGGAGAAGGAGAATAAGAAGAAggagaagaagaagaagaaaaaagaagaagaaggaGAAGAAGAAAGAGAAGAAGAAGGAGAAGGAGAATAAGAAGAAggagaagaagaagaagaaaaaagaagaagaaggagaagaagaagaagaaaaaagaagaagaaggagaagaagaagaaggagaagaagaagaagaaaaaggaAGAAGAAGGAGAAGAAGAAGGAGAAGAAAAAggagaagaagaagaagaagaaggagaagaagaagaagaagaaaaagaaggagaagaagaagaagaagaaggagaagaagaagaaggagaagaagaagaagaaaaaggaAGAAGAAGGAGAAGAAGAAGGAGAAGAAGAAGGAGAAGAAGAAggagaagaagaagaagaagaaggagaagaagaagaagaagaaaaagaaggagaagaagaagaagaagaaggaGAAGAAGAAGGAGAAGAAGAAGAAGGAGAAGAAGAAGAAggagaagaagaagaagaagaagaagaaaaagaaggagaagaagaagaagaagaagaaaaaagaagaaatagcTTATATCTAGTTACCATTTAA